The following coding sequences are from one Desulfosporosinus orientis DSM 765 window:
- a CDS encoding lipid II flippase Amj family protein — protein sequence MSVQIILVFVLNFIISIIGTLAYSVRLVGVRTGKIAVSFALFNILMLVSRIAITFQVPILTKYVEKTSGGGDLLTIFNAIIIISGVATVFGALLIPTFQRILCKGVESFSADRSLSKLILHSFSKAGIRYMKECVSVPSRENVRHLTHTKLPKKIIACNLAAVALLTVGSLAPIYAGVIEPDLRATCITLASIVNGIATILMTVFIDPQLSIMTDDVIDGKCTEEEFRLCVVGLVGSKTLGTFASIVLLIPFSYLIVIAANII from the coding sequence ATGAGCGTTCAAATAATACTGGTATTTGTACTTAATTTTATTATCTCGATTATTGGGACCTTGGCTTACTCTGTCCGGTTGGTGGGTGTCCGAACCGGGAAAATAGCGGTATCCTTTGCCCTTTTCAATATTTTGATGCTGGTTTCAAGGATTGCAATTACTTTTCAAGTTCCCATACTTACTAAATATGTAGAAAAAACTTCCGGGGGCGGTGATTTATTAACTATTTTCAATGCAATAATTATTATTTCAGGGGTTGCCACAGTTTTTGGGGCTTTATTAATTCCAACCTTTCAAAGAATTCTCTGTAAGGGAGTGGAATCATTTTCTGCCGATAGGTCGTTATCGAAATTAATTTTGCATAGCTTTTCAAAGGCTGGGATCCGGTACATGAAAGAATGTGTTTCTGTACCATCTAGAGAAAATGTTAGACATCTGACTCATACAAAATTACCCAAGAAAATTATTGCTTGTAATCTGGCGGCAGTTGCATTACTTACGGTTGGTTCGCTTGCTCCCATCTATGCAGGGGTAATAGAACCTGACTTACGAGCCACATGTATTACGCTAGCATCGATTGTGAATGGTATTGCAACGATATTGATGACAGTTTTTATTGATCCTCAATTATCAATCATGACGGATGACGTAATTGATGGCAAATGTACTGAGGAAGAATTTAGATTATGCGTAGTTGGGTTGGTTGGGAGTAAAACATTAGGGACATTTGCGTCAATAGTGTTGCTTATTCCATTCTCATATCTAATTGTAATTGCAGCAAACATTATATAG
- a CDS encoding RNA polymerase sigma factor has protein sequence MSDTINALAEKAVNGDKQALDQLILGIKDKIYNLSLRMLWNPVDAEDVTQEILIKVITNLSKFRGESKFSTWVYRIASNHLINTNKRGLENQELSFEIYEQSIREGFATKEPVLISEVERNILAEELKISCTHGMLLCLDREHRMIYILSSMFGINSHEGAVIMEITPETYRKRLSRTRQKMRSFMENNCGLVNPDKMCRCQRRVEVAVEKGRINPKQLIFVKGAAADTQLVGVCKEEMEEFDRVSAVFTSNPYYLTPEKVLQGIKKVITSHNYRILEA, from the coding sequence GTGTCAGATACAATCAATGCTCTGGCAGAAAAGGCAGTTAATGGGGACAAACAGGCCCTCGACCAATTGATTCTGGGTATTAAGGATAAGATCTACAATCTTTCCCTCCGCATGCTTTGGAATCCTGTTGATGCGGAGGATGTAACCCAGGAAATCCTGATCAAAGTGATTACCAATTTGTCTAAATTCAGAGGGGAGAGTAAATTTTCAACCTGGGTTTACCGTATTGCATCCAATCACTTAATTAACACCAATAAAAGAGGGCTGGAGAATCAGGAATTATCCTTTGAAATTTACGAACAAAGTATAAGAGAAGGTTTTGCAACCAAGGAACCGGTCCTGATTTCGGAAGTGGAGCGTAATATTTTGGCGGAGGAATTGAAAATCTCTTGTACCCATGGCATGCTTTTATGCTTAGACAGGGAACACAGGATGATCTATATCTTGAGTTCGATGTTTGGAATTAACAGTCATGAGGGAGCTGTCATTATGGAGATAACTCCTGAAACCTATAGAAAGAGATTATCCCGAACCAGGCAAAAGATGAGAAGTTTCATGGAAAACAACTGCGGATTAGTAAATCCGGATAAAATGTGCCGCTGCCAGCGAAGGGTTGAAGTCGCAGTCGAAAAGGGCAGGATTAACCCCAAACAATTAATCTTTGTTAAGGGTGCTGCAGCGGATACCCAACTGGTTGGAGTGTGTAAAGAGGAAATGGAAGAATTCGATCGGGTATCGGCTGTTTTCACCAGCAACCCTTATTATCTTACGCCTGAAAAAGTTCTTCAGGGTATCAAAAAAGTAATTACATCTCACAACTATAGAATTTTGGAGGCCTAA
- a CDS encoding GNAT family N-acetyltransferase yields the protein MELRKADIEDLDVILDIYNKAIREMNSKNIYQWDEIYPDQIILEQDILNKQMYVGIMDSEIVSAVVVNGEFDEEYKSGHWKYDQFAVIHRLCVHPAYQNKKVGNGTMTKIEELLRTEGIQSIRLDTFSLNPYALNLYEALGYLKVGEVNWRKGLFYFLEKKLDEKEIV from the coding sequence TTGGAATTGCGGAAAGCAGACATTGAGGATTTGGATGTAATTTTAGATATTTATAATAAGGCAATTCGGGAAATGAACAGCAAGAATATCTATCAATGGGATGAAATTTACCCCGATCAGATAATTTTAGAACAAGATATATTAAATAAACAGATGTATGTTGGGATTATGGATAGCGAAATTGTCTCTGCCGTAGTTGTTAATGGTGAATTTGATGAAGAGTATAAAAGCGGGCATTGGAAATATGACCAGTTTGCTGTAATACACAGGCTGTGTGTTCACCCGGCTTACCAGAATAAGAAAGTTGGCAATGGTACCATGACCAAGATAGAAGAGCTATTGAGAACTGAGGGAATACAATCCATCAGATTAGATACTTTTTCGCTGAATCCCTATGCTTTAAATTTGTATGAAGCCCTGGGATACCTAAAGGTGGGCGAGGTGAATTGGAGAAAAGGTTTGTTTTATTTCCTTGAGAAAAAATTGGACGAAAAGGAGATAGTATGA